The DNA region tttacatttttttagtacacctgggtgactaggaacaggaaattgttcaacaatgAATTCTTGTTTCAcatggatataaatatgaggtaatacataggccaaattcccttggTCATTTGTAATAATGGGTAAGGcgaaggaatatagctgtgatgtgcggcaaaaggttgttgagcttgaGCATGGGAagtgactataagaaaatagcacaagcattgaaaatgcccatttccaccatcagggcaataattaagaagttccagtcaactggaaatgttatgaatcaacctggaattggatgtttgtctatattgtctcaacgcactgtgaagaggatggctcaagtggccaaaaaatctccaagcatcacagctggagaattgcagaagtaaGTTGTGTCttagggtcagaaagtctccaaaactacaatctgaagtcacctacaagttgtttggaagagtttcaagaaaaaagcctctactctcttCAAGAAACAatctcaagcgtcttcagtttgccagacactactggaacttcaaatggcaccgggttctatggtcaggtgaaaccaaaatagagatttttggcaataaacaccagaggtggttttggtgcacacagaggtagccatatggaaaagtatctcatgcccacagttaaatatagtggtggctctttaatgttttggggctgtttttctgccagaggacctggacaatttgttaggatacatggcatcatggactctatcaaatataaacatatattaaatgaaaacctgactgcctctgtcagaaagcttaaaatgggtcatggctggatcttccagcagcacagtgatcaaaatcaacacaaaaatggtttactgtccacaaaatcaaggtcctgccatggccatcccagtcctctgatttgaaacccatagaaaacctgtggggtgaactgaagaggagagtccaccagtgtggacctcgaaatttgaaggatctggagagactctgtatggaggaatggtctcagatcccttgccatgtattctccaaccacatcaggcattataggagaagactcagagctgttatcttggccaAGGGAGGTATCAAAAAGTACTGACTAGGGTATTGActaaggtgccaataattgttgcacacctatatttaacaaagatttttttttttttttttgatgaacctgtgttttgtttgcaattgtttgatatccatgagagcagagtatttttcgctcatatttaccaagcgtgccaatattagtggagggcactgtgtgtgtgcgtatatatatatatatatatatatatatatatatatatatatatatatatatatatatatatatatatatatatatatatatatatatataaaatttctttAAGATGtaataagtttttaaaaatttaattgtgTAAAAAATCCACTTAGTCTTGGATTCAGAATGCACTCGAGGTTTATAaatgttgaaaataaatgagattCTTATGAAGGCCTAAACCTTTACTCTGTATACTTTATTTGTAGGGATttcattagaattttttttaatatagttaCACTacttccagttcatcccaaaggtgttgaggtggggttgaggtcagggttctgtgcaggacactcaaattcttccACTTCAACCTTTGTAAACAACAAAGCTCCCTTTGtacacagggacattgtcatgctggaacaggtttgggcctcttagttccagtcaaatgaaagtttaatgctacagcatacaaagacattctattcTATGTGTGTTTCCACCTTTCTGGCAAAGATGCACATATGGATGTTATGGTTAAGTGTCCACATCTTATAGTGTGTATGACCCAAAGTCGAATGCTTAGTCCCTGAGTTGTTAAGCGATCTTCAGTGTAGCAAGTAAAATAACCTGTGTACTGGCTACTCTCAGTGACTAGCAAGGACCTGCTTGTAAAGCTGGTTTTGCAGGTTAAGATGAGTTTAACACTGGACTGTTATTGTCATACTGTAGATGcacatctgatattttatagTAACACAGGATGTAACTagaaaaattatgaaataatgTATGTAAATTTTACCTATTTGCTGTGAGGACGCTGTAGAGAGTCACAGCATACAGAACAGAGCCCAGGATTATGCAAGGACTGCCTACCAAACCAAAGAATACTGGAAGACCTATGTAATACCTGTAGAGAAGCAAGTAAAATTATTACTTGGAGTAATATCATTAATTAGAAACAAAAGagtctgatacaaaaaaaaataaattcacctaATTCTTTACTGttgaaattgttttaaaatggccTAATATTAAAACAGAGGTGAATACCTTAGGAGGCGTGCATCATGCATGCGTGTAAATACTACTGTGCCCAGTCTGCTTGTGTATAAGCAATAAGCAGCAAGGCAAGTCACACCTTGGGGAGAAAATACAGCATCATGAtaggcattaaaaaaacatattgaGAAATTATTTTGATATTATGACTTTCATACCTCCAGCAAAATGAAGAACAGTTCCTAGTATTAATATTTTGTACTTGGATTTCTCCCGTCCACCAATATATGTGCAGTCCATCCCAATAAAGCTAAATATGGCGGCGAAAAGTCCCAGAAACATCCCAACAATTAACAAAGCCCGCACGGCCTGTATTGGTCCTGTTCataagaaaggggggggggggggggggtgtttacaCTGGTCCCACCTAATTGAGTTAAGTGTTTGAATCATGATCCTTTTTTCCCTTACATGTGTGTATTGTACAGCATTTTTGTATGACAGAAGTCTCTTATATAATGATAAATCcattatctattattattatatttatgccACTGAATGTTTTTCCTTTATCAATAAATAGCTGAATTATGGACAGACTTGTGGAAGGTCATTAAAGAGTTCACtgaaaaaggtttttaaaaaatcaaataaacctGGGGAATGTGAATATAAACTGAAATTCATTTGGTTGCTGATCAGTCTTGTCTTCAGTACTTGAAATGCAGCTGTTTACTCATCTAGTTAaggacatttattttttccaggAGATGAAGGAATTGAGTTGCTTTAATAGGATGTGCTGTTCTACTACAAGCTGACGTACTATCTAATGAGAAATTTCAATGTGCAGAAgtataaaaccaaaacaatgaaaacattatttaattacttttttgaCTGTAATGTATAAAGTACCATGCAACATGTAGGAAAATGGTTTTTACCTGAttcctgtttgtgatattttatAAAAGGAATTGTAAGAATGATTGAGTcaggttttttatatatatttaaaaatattactcTTACTATTACtaaaatgattaatattaatattgccATGTGGatagaaaaaaaactttctttgCTGGGTATCACTGCCTTTCTTAgccaaaacacattattaagaaaAATTATCACTCACTTCTGCATTATCTCAATTACATGTTAGTTTTACATTGATGTGGCTCATATGGCCCATAAACTTGACTTACCCTGTTCTGTCCTAGATGCAGGCCTCACAACCCACATGGTGTCATAATCCCTGCAGTTGGCCACATTGCTGGAATCTATATAGCATTCTCTCCAAAGGGTGGACCAGTACCATGCAGCCTTAATGATCCAGGAGCCTCCTTGTCCACCTATGTAGCTAATTCTCCAATAGTCCATTCCCACCGTGCAGGACACTAAAAACCAACCAATAGTGGATATCAAGAAGCCAAACACTTGTATAAGCATTTTCTTCATTGTAATATCTTCTTCTTTATTCTGATCCTTGTAGCAATATTATGTGAATGCTTAAATGATGTCTTGTACTGTGGAGAATAACAGGTTTAAACCTGAGAAGATACAgcttgtgggtgtgtgtatgtgtgtttactAAACTCGTCTAAGGAAAGAAAAAGTATGAGTGCAGCATGAGGTTTGTTGTCATGATAATCACAAGgcatatttactgtaaattcTAAGGAGCATCCATCCAACATAAAATGAGGGTAGTCTTACAATTGTCCTTCTCCTCTGAAATATGATGAAGCCAGTAATGAGAGACACACATTACTCCTGTGCTAAAAGTGCAGtgcctaaataaaaataatcaatattaaagatattaatgtatttttatttttgtttattttcagtaagATATtaacaggaatacaccctggatgggatgccataACCGAGCAGCATGCACATACatttcacacacttattcatacTTAAGTAAAATtcagtgtagccaatccacataGCATTGTTTTTGGGAgttgagaggaaaccagaggacccAGAAGGAATGCATGCAGACCTGAGGAAAACATGTGTGTCATGTCTATGCCGGAATCTGTGTCAAACTCCATATCCCAGAATGCACAACGAACTACAAACGTGGACTCCTTGGACTACAATACCCACACATCATGCTcaatgtccacatacttttggccatatcgttTATGTAGCGAGGTACCAACTTTTCCTGATGGGAAATGTATCATAAAGCTTTGGTGTAGGGTAATACAATTGCTTGAAGAATGCATGATGTTCATATAGCAAATACTTTAGATAGATAGTCTGGCCTTCTGTAAGATAAGAGAAAACACTATATTGACTATGTTTAGTAACAATAATAGCAAATACCAGTTTAGATTTCCTGAAGGGACTagatgaccaaaaaaaaacaaaggaacaTTCCAAACAAGATACAATGTTTGCATAGAATTTAGTCCTATGCTGTTCCTAGAAGACTCTACACTCAGTTTTCTTCTCCAGGCACCTGTATTCAAAGGAATAGATTCTGAACAGATCATATTTTGAAATAACATTTAACAGATAGTCAAAGAACAGCTTAGATATTCTTCTATACAGATATTCTTCTATTACCACATATTCTTCTATTACCACCTTGTTTAAACAGCTGATCatgaaaatactgtatgttcagaGTCTTTTGCTTTAAAATTCATGTTAGTATCCAGTACCGTTTGCAGCGAAAGTTCCACATCATTTAGGCATGCTCTCTGTCTGTTCTCTCTGTtcctgctccctctctctctctctttctctctctctctctctctctttgtctctctctctctctctctgatagtcTGTACATCTTCTTATCTGAGAACCCAGAAGTCCCTGTCCCTGTTCTGACACAATAAGCTCTCTGTTCCTAGTTAAGTCAAGCAATGATctaactcctcctccttttctgtatatatactctgataatttcagcattaaactaagaaggtttcactgaactctgtgtctgtgtgacttcTTCCTGAGCTCAGTACTGAGAAGGTAACAGCAGCATGGGTCCAAGAATTTAATTCTGAAGCCGGTATCAGCGAAATCCTAACAGTGTCCTGGTGTCAGGAGCTGGGACATCTGGTgtaatcttttattttctgcCGCCATGTAGATGTCCTTGTATTCTTGAAATGTGGGTTAAAAATATCCCATCGATTTTCCCATAGTGCACAGTGTTTTCCGTGAATGCAGGCATCGTAGAGACTCTGTTACTACATGATTCAACATAGTAAAACCtgatacattttattaattggACAGTAAGACTGTGAAATAACTGTGAAATAAACCATGGGTGGAAGTGGTTAGTCGAGAATTATGCCAAATCAATGGATATATGATCCATGGGAAGGGTGTATTTATGCAATCTTTTGTAGATAATCTGGCAGGATGGCTAGAGGGTCAACCCCAATTCCGCGATTATATGCTTTCAATTTACTAGGTCGagatttaatgtttaaactgaagtgTTCACAAACAATGCATAACGGACCGTTTACACTGCTCACTCCATCTAACCTCTGTTTCTCTTCTGTTTGTCATGTTGTTGATGACAAGCATGTGCCTTGGATCCATCTTCCTCAGGGTTTTATTGACTTTTCTCCTgtgttctcacccaagattatGGGTGGGGGGATCAGGTGCAATGATAGTCATACTGACTCCATATTGCTCCTGGGGGATTTCAGTGCTCATGTTCAATGTTGAAATGATGaatttacaaatataaaaataaaaggaattaCCTCCCAGATATAAATCCAAGTGGTAAGATGTTATAAGACTTCTGATGAAAGCCATAGATTGTCAATAACAAGCACTGTGTTTGAACACATGGTTTTTTATAAGTGTACTTGATACTTGGCAAAGCATCTTCAGCCAAAGGTCAGTGATCAATTTTGTGATTGTACATACTGACTTGAGACCATATGATTTGGACACTTGGGAAAAGAGAGGGGCAGAGGGGCCCAAAATTGGCTAAAACTGAAACAAGTTAGCCATGTGTGCAACAGTCCAAGAACCACTGAAACACATAACCAGTAAAAACAATCAGTAATATgtagcgatagagagagagagagagagagagagagagagagacagaatacaGATCCTGTTTTGTAAACAACTTTGCATAAAATTCAGTTGTCCAAGTCACTGActgattgaatttttttttttttttttactttttttattcataaatatcCAATGTGTATGTTTAGTGTACACATTTAAGGCTTAGCAAATGTAGGAAAAGGAATATTGAAAGGTGGATTCAGTTATATATCAAATCTTGCAGAGCAAATAAACAttctaaattaaacaaaaaagcaaatacAGTGTATGTGCATTTCCCTGAAATTAGTTTGCTTAAGCTATCTGTACAGCAAATATATTAGTTTTCCTGTTATACTGTCTGAGAATTTGAAAACAAACCTAAATTACAATAGTAAGGCAAGTGAAGCTGTTTAAATGTCAGACCGttctattttaaataaagtgttatgAATGGACTTAATGGGTAGCTTTTCCAAGTAAGGCCAGATATCTTCGGTTGCTGATCATTAACTAGAGTAAGCATATTGTCAGACTCACTGTTGCTAAAGTTGGAAAATGACCCTGGATCATTTCCTTCGATTGACATTGACATCCAAATTTAAACATATTGTGTTGCCTTGAAAACTCataaccttttttaaaataattttttaacctttattgtttaattatacatcattatttttaaaatgtgccatCAAATTGCATATTGCAATCGCAAACTGACATTATGGAGATTTGTGCAAATCATATAATTAATAGTCTAATATATGTTGTTATACATGCATAATGTATAACACATTATCATTAAATGCATTTcagttgtttatatttttatatactgaACTTGAAATAAGTATCAATTACTGACACACTATATTTGGTGTACAATATATtggttaaaaatataaatatataaacttttcatttttgtattaaaattgTTAGATGtggtaataaatatatacaatatcaCATGGTtagggaaaaatatatttttctttgggTGAATAAATCTCCAATAACTTATGAAAAGAAAGTTTTGtaacttttgtttattttcacaatgTATGCCAATGACTCCAAACTGGCACTGTAGAATGCATATTTAAGTTACTTTATGGAGCTTAagaaaagttaataaaaaaaacagatggaaaatgaatgaactgaatAAATCAGCGCAGAGTTTAAGGTCTACTGGTCATGGGTTTTTGAAGAAAGCAGTTCACAAATCATTCACAGGCCAGACAAGCTTGAGAGACTTTTTGATTTGTTATACAGATGTTGGCACTCTGACAGTGTGGTGTTGTTTTAGGTTCTACTCATACCAAAAGAATATGATGACGGCTTTGTTGGATGTTTAGATTTTATTGCAAATAACACCATATACAGTATCATtaggaaaaaacaaaatttcATCAATAAttctttaattcattaattcattaataataaaatgcaacaCTATAGTAGTACTGTGCTAAATTGTTCCGCGCACAGTGAAGTATGGCTTTTACACGTGCACATGATTTCACATAGTTTCAATTATGTTGAGAGCATGGCTTTACCTGCATAATTGGTTAAATTGCATCCTCTGTCATAACAAAGCTACCACCAGCTGTGTTGTTGGACCTTCTGGTACTTGTAAGAATGAAAAATCATAAATTTGGACTCTTCATTCTATAAGACTTTCTTGCCCCTGGTTGTCTTctcagtttgttttgtttttatctctttgttttatgtttattctaATGATGTAAAGGTTTGTCATACTTTGATAGTCTGCTAAAATACTAAACCTAAAATTACAGTTACTTAATAACTCATGACAAATGCTTAATCTTCTACTAAGTAATAATTAAGTTTGATGAATAGTtgaccaaatataataattactgATAATTGGTTAGTTATTAAGAACATAACATATTATTAAAATAGCGCCTTTCATGTAAAGTGTTACtacaattttaaatgtaaaataaaatgacattaataatgtaataacaATGGAAACAACTGTGGGGTACAACTTgaagatgaagagaaaaaaacaacaataaactaTAAACAGGAAAATCACAACTGCACTCTTTGTCAGACCAACATGACCTTCTACTCAAAGGCTTCCCAAAAGAATTTTACTCAACAGCCACAGAAGCCACTTCTGGCAGGATATTTGACAATGCAAACTGATGAATCTGAAATTACAGCAAAGCAGGAAGTACATGTTTTCTATAAAAGCTCCTCAGCTGTGGAATTAAGGGATCACTTCAAAATACTCTTGTAGTCTTTAAAGTGTTTTAGCTAGTTTCTTCAGATAACTGTGCAGGTTCATGGACAAGGAATAAGTCTGGGCTTAAATCTGTGATGCAGCTCCATAGATAAGTAGAGTACATTCTGCGAATTTAACCTATGCTTtgcaaaaattaataaatattaccaGCAGTAAATT from Ictalurus furcatus strain D&B chromosome 6, Billie_1.0, whole genome shotgun sequence includes:
- the LOC128608540 gene encoding claudin-10 isoform X1, which translates into the protein MKKMLIQVFGFLISTIGWFLVSCTVGMDYWRISYIGGQGGSWIIKAAWYWSTLWRECYIDSSNVANCRDYDTMWVVRPASRTEQGPIQAVRALLIVGMFLGLFAAIFSFIGMDCTYIGGREKSKYKILILGTVLHFAGGVTCLAAYCLYTSRLGTVVFTRMHDARLLRYYIGLPVFFGLVGSPCIILGSVLYAVTLYSVLTANRKTDVYASRKYMAPKIYKAQKKGRTSHNRDDASRSSSKSSSQVSRTSLILADRDSFV